In the genome of Mangifera indica cultivar Alphonso chromosome 9, CATAS_Mindica_2.1, whole genome shotgun sequence, the window TTTTGATTGGCatcttttctcatattttttattatttattttctaaatttaatttcGTCTGTTCCCTTGCACCTAGCCCTTATAAGTTACCTCTgtaatttctttgaaaaaaaaaaaggaagagtCATCCTAGGTTAGCAACCAAGAGGTACATCAAACTCATATGTAATTGAGTCTGCTGGTTTGGCCAAGATTTTAAGTTGCTGGTGTTAAATTAATAGACATTGCTCTATTGGGTTGTTGGAATTGAGAGAGTTCTAATAATTGATTGCTCTGGGGAAGTCTAGATCTAGAAGAACTTGGGCATGCAGGTGTGCCAGATCTGCGGTGATAATGTTGGAAAAATtgtggatggggaaccctttgtTGCTTGCGATGTTTGTGCATTTCTTTTCTGCAGGCCCTGCTATGAGTACGAGAGGAAGGATGGGAATCAAGCTTGCCCTCAATTTCAATCGTTTAGAGGCGAAAAATATTACGCCTATAAGCAATGAGGTTCAGTGCAAGAAACAATACAAGATGGAGTAAAATTGCGAGAGAAGTTTCTCGAAGTGTGGAGTTTATTGTAGACAACAAGAGCATTATGCATGACAGGGCTCGCAAAGTGTGGATGAACTTCGTGCTGCCCACTAGAGAAGAAGCAGATGAATTGGTTGTTTTCGCTCTTGGGATAGTTGTTGGGTTGTTGTACACTCATCGATTGAAGTATTTCTGCAAACGTACCAAGAACCATGGAACTGGGCCTAGAGACCGTGTTCTTCATCTCACGTATCTCGGATTGTGCAAGCAAATCGATCCCAGTGGCGGTTTCGATCgttgagattaaaaaaagtgttattaatcttttattttccttttaacttCTTGTAATTGTCTAGTCTAGTGAgttctaaaatattttgtcatttcaccTACAATGACAACAATGGTTAATGtccctttatatttaataaattttgttaaggaAAACTGTTTATAAGTGGGTATTTGACTTTTCCAAAGTTAATGGGTAGAAATTTGACATTCACATAACCTTGGGCGGGAtcgtcttttggccttttataaagATGTAAACAGGTGAGACATATTCTGAGTTTTGAAATCCACTGATGTAAAATGTAAGATCTATAGcataaatattagaatatttttttcttaaataattgaagccaagaataataatgaaaaagaacaGAAAGAGTTAATGGAGGTAGGGTTTGAAATGTACTAATCTGAACCTTGGCATTCGATTTTTGAGAAGCTCTCATCTTTCTTGAAGGCTtttgttaattgatttgattggaAATGTCACAGTTTatgaagaaggaaaaagaaaagaccTTGAAAATACAAGTCACTTCAGTGAAAAATAGCCTTGAGACTTGGTCATGATAGTGACAAATTTGGTTTATGcgctattatttttattttattttatttttttgttactaCTTTTTCCCCAATTTTTTAAACCTGTGTGGACGTTTTGCAGATGAGAAATggcttctttttctctttattgaaAAGGTTAACCTATTGGCCTATAAAAGCATCTGAATTGTCACTATATTTGGTCTCCAAGGTTGGATTGGGCCACTCACTTCGATCCATATTTCACCTTTCTGTGTGGGTTAGCAACACAGAATACGCTTTAGCTTCAACCTTAATAAACTTTTTGTAATCTTTGTGGAGAATGCTTTCCGGGAATCAAGCCTTTTTATGAGTTACTCtacattatttttgttattggggTTTTTATTCTATGACCTGAATAAAGCAGAGAGGGAACTGATGCTCTTCCATTATTACTCTATAGAACATATTGACTCTGTCATTTAATACAGTGAAGAAATGCTTAATGTGCCAGCCCTTTTAATGTTGCGAGTAAACCAAGGGATGGTAGTTTAAGTGTGTGTTCAATATTTTACGAAATCTGTATTGGACTCAAGGATCATGGATAAACGGCAAAGTTTATCCAAGGAAATGTAGGCTATCAGAATCATGCCGAAAAAGTCAAGTTGGGCAAGAAAGACAGTCAAAACAGAGGTGCagatttttctctcttaaattcGGGTGAtgtgaataattaatttttttctcactttaaagtcacctaatcatatattattaggTTAGTTTGTataaacaagttaaaaaaatttatttatacataaaaattactcaataatattatattatatctagtgaaattggaaaatcaaattataaacttgttaAATAAATAGCAATGAATCAACTCAAAAACAAGTAAGACCACAGGATTCTATGTGAAAAACTCAATTTAGGAAAAACCATGGCTagtaaatgaagaaaatttttttaaatctgaagATGATTTTaagattagaaaaaaatgaaattttctcttcaaataCAAATTGGAGAAAACCCTAACTACAATATTTTGGTGACCCTACCCTTGTATATCTTGttctaaattcatttttagAATCCTTGCTTCCATTGTTTGAATCacccatttgaaaatttatatcaccactatctaataaaatttaagatagaTGACTAACATTTATCTCTCGtaaatgtaaaagaaaatgaaacaaaacaaaaagacaatgtaaaattatgtatattaataaagattattaatatgtatattaacaataatatgttactatgtgattatataattttgagtcATTCAAAGTCAAGTCttatgtttgaattttgaatattaaaaggTCTAATTAATAAATTCCGATATGCAACATCATAAGTTATGATCATAATTATGCTTCCAAATAAGTATGACATAACCAAaaaaactatgtgcacaaataatgaacaaaataatatgcacaaacaatgacacgtaattatgtgattaggtattactttatctctaattcaaaattattcaatcacaaagTAACATACCATTATTTGTGCACAAAGTTGTgctcattatttgtatataaaactgtgctcattatttatacacataatgcTACTCTGACACAACTATGACTACAgtttctctttctctcattttcaaGGAACAATTGAGAATGATACTtctgttgtgacctgaagtcccacatcgctcccgtacagtccactgagcgtgtatataggcaAGGGTCAGAAGCCCTTAACTTAAATGACGCATTttcataagagaaacaaaaccgtgcgggcctgaagcccaaagcggacaatatcgttcaggctgtttataacacgttatcaatACGATTCGCGATGGAAGGGTGTATTGTGACCTAAAGTCTCACATTGCTCCCGTGCAGTCTattgagcttgtatataaacaggggTCAGAAGCCCTTTACCCAAGAGACGCGTTTTAGGAACAAAACCGTGTGGActtgaagcccaaagcggacaatatctattgggctgtttataacaacTCCTATGTTTTTCTCCTTCTTTATGTTAAATCTTTCAATATTGCTCAGCTTTCCATgagaatatatatgataatttatcaaGCAAGGTCAGAATGTTTGTCTACGTACGCATTAACCTGGGCCCATCTCTATTTTCTCATGATTTTGACCCATAATTTAAAATCGGTTATTTAAatcagtttattttataaactaaaccaatttttatatttgaaaaaaaatcttaaaccaaaattgaaccaataaaaaga includes:
- the LOC123225652 gene encoding uncharacterized protein LOC123225652, with protein sequence MRFSARNNTRWSKIAREVSRSVEFIVDNKSIMHDRARKVWMNFVLPTREEADELVVFALGIVVGLLYTHRLKYFCKRTKNHGTGPRDRVLHLTYLGLCKQIDPSGGFDR